The Camelina sativa cultivar DH55 chromosome 14, Cs, whole genome shotgun sequence genome includes a window with the following:
- the LOC109128720 gene encoding uncharacterized protein LOC109128720 produces MAKEPEAGLMKNLRGRRTGEEITRRRLFPFSLGDKAHLWEKALPTGAITTWDACKKADLAKFFSNARTTRLRNEISGFAKRNNETFCEAWERFKGFQTQCPHHGFNNESLLSTLYRGVLPKIRMLLDATSNGNFLNKNVEEGWELVENLAQSDENYNEDYDRTVRFTTNDQDEKYKKDFKVVHEKLDKILLSQQKNIHFLGEEKVPVQEGEREFADICYMQNQGGFKGYNQFKNSNLSYRNTNVANPQDQIEPTKQFAEMCQKMENTYSDLHTKFETLNSKIETMETKLSSSTPTRNDQHKGKAIMHSTEFANAINLHRGRVLPERKTCYQSLRTVKNKMGRVFSKRKLRMKRQLNSTHHLSTYTIEWVIWQQIEHLLMRRLSQLPPRKKKSGSWCDLILKLLGAGVIYPISDSTWVSPVHCVPKEGGIIVVKNDHDELIPTRTITGHRMCIDYKKLNSASRKDHFLLPIIDQMLERLANHTHYCFLDGYSGFFQIPIHPNDQEKTTFTCPYGTFAYRRMPFGLCNDPATFQRCMMSIFSDLIEDVVEVFMDDFSGYGDSFSSCLANLCRVLRRCEETNLVLNWEKCHFMVEEGIVLGHKISEKGIEVDKAKIEVMVQLQPPKTVKDIRSFLGHVRFYRRFIKDFSKIARPLTRLLCKETEFNFDEECLKAFKEIKAALISAPIVQAPNWDLPFKIIRYLVGSKVIVYTDHSALRHIYSKKNTKPRLLRWILLLQEFNMEIIDKKVIENGVVDHLSRMRIEEEITIDDSMPEEKLMQLNVT; encoded by the exons ATTGTTTCccttctcacttggagacaaggcACATCTATGGGAGAAGGCACTTCCAACTggtgctatcactacatgggatgCTTGTAAGAAGGCCGACCTAGCTAAATTCTTCTCTAATGCTAGAACAacaaggttgaggaatgagatttctggttttGCAAAAAGGAACAATGAaaccttttgtgaggcatgggagagattcaaaggCTTCCAAACACAATGTCCACACCATGGATTCAACAATGAGTCTTTGCTCAGCACCTTATATAGAGGGGTTCTACCTAAGATAAGGATGCTTTTGGACGCAACCTCCAATGGcaatttcctcaacaagaatgtagaagaaggatgggagctAGTGGAGAACCTAGCACAATCTGATGAGAATTAtaatgaggattatgatagaacAGTGAGATTTACCACCAATGATCAAGAtgagaagtataagaaggacTTTAAAGTAGTTCATGAGAAGTTGGACAAGATTCTacttagccaacaaaagaacATTCATTTTCTTGGTGAAGAAAAGGTTCCAGTTCAAGAAGGGGAGAGAGAATTTGCTGATATTTGTTACATGCAGAATCAAGGAGGGTTCAAGGGCTACAATCAATTCAAGAACAgcaacctctcctatagaaaCACCAATGTagcaaatcctcaagatcaa ATTGAGCCTACAAAGCAGTTTGCTGAGATGTGCCAAAAGATGGAGAACACATACAGTGACCTCCATACTAAGTTTGAAACTCTAAACTCCAAGATTGAGACTATGGAGACAAAATTGTCTTCTTCTACTCCTACAAGGAATGACCAACACAAAGGCAAAGCTATCATGCACTCTACAGAATTTGCCAATGCAATCAATCTACACAGAGGAAGGGTGTTACCAGAACGAAAAACGTGCTACCAATCATTGAGGACAGTGAAGAACAAGATGGGGAGGGTTTTCAGCAAGAGGAAACTTAGAATGAAGAGACAATTGAACTCGACCCACCACTTGAGCACATACACGATCGAGTGGGTGATCTGGCAGCAGATCGAGCACCTTCTCATGAGAAGACTAAGCCAGTTGCCACCAAGGAAAAAGAAGtccg GAAGTTGGTGTGATCTTATTCTTAAATTGCTTGGAGCTGGTGtgatctatcctatctctgatagtacttgggtttcACCAGTGCATTGTGTCCCTAAAGAAGGAGGAATTATTGTAGTAaagaatgatcatgatgagttaattcctactagaaccataacaggacatagaatgtgcattgattataaaAAGCTTAATTCTGcttctaggaaagatcattttctcCTTCCaattattgatcaaatgttagaaAGATTAGCCAATCACACccattactgtttcttggatggatattcAGGATTTTTCCAAATACCAATTCATCCTAATGATCAAGAAAAGACAACTttcacatgtccatatggtacttttgcttATAGAAGAATGCCATTTGGACTATGTAATGATCCAgctacctttcaaaggtgcatgatgtcaattttctctgatcttattgaggatgtggttgaagtttttatggatgacttctctggcTATGGagactctttctcttcttgccTTGCTAATCTATGCAGAGTCTTAAGGAGATGTGAAGAGACAAATCTAGTTCTCAACTGGGAGAAGTGtcatttcatggttgaagaagggatagttcttggtcacaagatttcagagaagggtattgaggttgataaagcaaagattgaagtcatggttcagcttcaaccacCAAAGACAGTCAAGGAtataagaagctttcttggtcatGTTAGGTTCTACAGAAGATTTATCAAGGATTTTTCAAAGATTGCTAGGCCATTGACAAGATTACTTTGTAAGGAGACTGAGTTCAATTTTGATGAAGAGTGTTTGAAAGCTTTCAAGGAAATCAAAGCTGCATTAATATCagctccaatagtccaagctcCAAATTGGGATCTCCCATTTAAGATAAT aaggTACCTAGTGGGTTCCAAGGTTATTGTGTACACTGATCATTCTGCTTtgaggcacatctactcaaagaaaAATACCAAACCAAGGTTGTTAAGATGGATTCTACTTCTCCAAGAATTTAACATGGAAATAATTGATAAGAAAGTTATAGAGAATGGAGTTGTTGATCATTTATCTAGGATGAggatagaagaagaaataacaattgatgattcaatgcctgaagAGAAACTGATGCAACTCAACGTCACTTGA